The window TCAACTGATCTCCACCCGTAAACATCATGACGTCTGCAGCATTCGCTCTTGCTACCATGGCGTCAGAATTTGCCTCTTCACGATTATGAATATCCAGAATATTTACATTTTTAGCACCCAGGAATTCAAATGCCTTTTTATATTCAGCACCTACAATCTGAGGAATTTGAGAAGCTGTTGTTACCACTTCAATCACAGAATTTTCCTTATTTTTTGATTCGTTGATGATCTTTCGCAAAATTCCACGCTCAAAAAAGTTAAGGTTCTTTTCAATATTCTGATCGTAATCGGTTTCTGCAAAGCTTCCCTTATTTACAGCACCTCCGATAACAATTAATTTTCCTACAGGTTTACTCATGGTACAAAATTAAAAAATAATTAACATCTTTGGCGAAATTCGTGCCATTTTTAGTTGATTTTTAATGTTTTAGAAATGTGAATAAAAATTAATTCTTTTTTGATAAATCTTCAAGTGTGGTATAGTTTCGTTTAGGGTTTTATATTATATTTGGTTATAAAATAAGTTATTATTAACTGTTAAAATGCCAATAGACTATGAAAATCGAAAAGATTCAGGCACTACGCGGTCCTAATATCTGGAGTATCAGAAGAAAGAAGCTGATACAGATGAGGTTGGACCTAGAGGAAATGGAGAATTATCCTACCAATAAAATAGATGGATTCAGGGAAAGAATTGAAAAATTAATCCCATCACTGATTACACACAGATGTTCAGAAGGAGTGGAAGGTGGTTTTTTCCATAGAGTAGAAACAGGAACCTGGATGGGGCATGTCATTGAGCATATCGCCTTGGAAATACAAACCCTGGCGGGAATGGATGTTGGTTTCGGAAGAACCCGCGAAACAAAGACTCCTGGGGTGTATAATGTAGTATTTAACTATCTGGAAGAAAATGTAGGAATTTATGCAGCCGAAGAAGCGGTAAAGATTGCAGAAGCTTTAATTGAAGGGAAGGAATACAACCTGAACACCTGCATTCAGAAGTTGAAAGAGATTAGAGAACGTGTTCGTCTCGGACCCTCTACAGGAAGTATTGTAGAAGAAGCTGCTTCCAGAAAAATACCATGGATCCGATTAGGAACAAACTCTTTGGTACAGCTTGGATATGGAGTTAATCAACAGCGTTTCCAGGCTACCATTACAGGGAAAACAAGTTCTATTGCGGTAGATATTGCCTGCAATAAAGAATTAACCAAAAGAATGCTCCACGATGCAGCTATTCCGGTACCAATAGGAGATTTGGTAGTGGATGAGGAAGATTTGAATAATGTCATCAAAAAAATAGGATACCCCATTGTTTTAAAACCTTTGGATGGAAATCATGGAAAGGGTTCTTCCATCAATGTCAATGATTGGGAGGCTGCTAAAATAGGATTGGAACATGCTCAGAAATACTCCCGAAAAGTAATTGTTGAAAAATACATTACAGGCTACGATTTCAGAGTCCTGGTCATTGATAATAAAATGGTGGCTGCAGCAAGGAGAGTTCCTGCCCATATTGTTGGAGACGGTGAGTTAAGTATTCAGCAGCTTATTGATAAAGAAAATAAAGATCCGCGAAGAGGGTATGGGCACGAGAATGTTCTTACCGAAATTGAAGTGGATAAAGATACTATGGAATTGCTTGAGAAGCTTCAGTATACATTGGAAACCATTCCACAAAAAGGGGAAGTGGTTTACTTGAAGTCAACAGCCAATCTTTCTACAGGTGGTACGTCAATAGATGTTACTGATATGGTGCATCCGGAAAATATCACAATGGCAGAGAGAATTTCTAAAATCATTGGTTTGGATGTCTGTGGTATTGATATTATGGCAGAAAACCTTACCCAGCCTTTAAAAGAAAGTGGCGGGGCTATCATAGAAGTGAATGCGGCTCCAGGATTTAGAATGCACCTTGCTCCAAGCGAAGGGTTACCAAGAAACGTTGCCGCTCCTGTTGTAGATATGTTGTATCCACAAGGGAAGCCTTTTACTATTCCAATTATTGCAGTGACGGGGACCAACGGAAAAACCACTACAACCAGATTAATTTCCCATATTGTAAAAAGCAACGGATTTAGAGTAGGATTTACTACTTCAGATGGGATTTATATTCAAAATACGATGCTTTCAAAAGGGGATACTACAGGACCATTGTCAGCAGAATTTATTTTAAAAGATCCTACTGTGGAATTTGCTGTTCTTGAAACGGCAAGAGGCGGTATTCTTCGTTCAGGACTAGGGTTTTCACAATGTGATATCGGGGTTCTGACTAATATTGAAGAAGATCATTTGGGAATGAACGATATTCACAGCCTGAAAGATCTTACCAAAGTGAAACGGGTTGTATTAGACAGCGTAAAGAAAACCGGCTGGAGCGTATTGAATGCAGACAATGAATACTCTATGAAAATTGTTAACAATCTTGATTGTAACGTTGCGATTTTCAGTATGGATGAGAATAATCCCCATATTGTAAAATTTGCCAAAGAAGGAAGAATTACCTGCGTTTATGAAGAAGGATTTGTAACCATTAAAAAAGGAGACTGGAAGATCAGAATCGGTAAAGCAAAAGATTTCCCAATTACAATGGAAGGTAAAGCCAGATTCATGATAGAAAATGTATTAGCGGCTAGTTTGGCAAGTTATCTTCATGGATTTGGGATTGAAGATATTTCCAATTCGTTAAGAACCTTTATTCCAAGTGCACAGCTTACTCCAGGAAGATTGAATGTCTTTAAGTTTAAGAGCTTTAAAGTGCTGATCGATTTTGCCCACAATCCATCCGGATATGAAGCGATTGAAGATTATCTTAAGAATGTCGAGGCAACAAAGAAAATAGGAATTATTTCCGGTGTTGGAGACAGAAGAGATAGTGACATCAGAGAATGCGGAAAGATTGCAGGAAGAATGTTTGATCATATCATTATCCGAAATGAAAAACATCTTCGTGGAAGAACAGAAGAAGAGATTAATGGATTGATTATAGAAGGAATGCAGTCTTCAGGAAAAGATGTCAGCTACGAGATTATTCCTAAAGAAATTGAAGCGTTGAAGCATGCCATGGGCATGGCTGAAGACGGAACCTTCATTACCGCTTTAAGTGATGTAATTTCCAATGCGATTGATCTTGTTCAGGAATATCAGGCAAGAGAGCTGCTGGAAGATGACAAAAATTTGTAGAAAATCGAAGATTTAAAATAAAGAAAATGGCTGTGCTTTTGAAGTACAGCCATTTTTGTAAATTCTAATGATTTTTTATGTATAATCTCTCGCAGATTTTGCAGATAGCGCAAATTCTTATTATATAATTTGTTAATCTGCTTAATCCGAAAAATCTGCGAGAGTCAATATTTTTTTGATATGAACTATATTTGTGGAGCTTTATTTCAATAAGGTATTTCAGATCACTTAAACATTCAGTAACAGCTTTGCCTGTTGAAGCATTTCATCTCGATATTTAGAAAACTTAAGAAAGTATCGAGTTTGCCAATCCTGAGTTTTTTGAGCCTGTTTGCTTTCTGTTTTATCCCAGGTTGGATACACTCTTATTCCCCGTTTTCCTATCTTTTTCCCATCCGACAGAATTGCTTTTTCTAATAAAATCTGCTTAGGGAAGATAAATATCCCTGAAAGACTGTCTTTAAAAGAAGCAATAAGATAAAAATCAATGTTGTCTGTGAGATCAAAAGGAGCTGTTTCCCCTTTTTCATTCCTTTTCCAGATCGTTACAAATTGACCGGTTTTGGTGGGTGTTATTTTAGAAATTCTGAATTTGATATTCTGTTCATTTAAATTAAAATTAAAACCTGAATATTCCCTGCATTCTAAATCTTCTTCAATATTTGAACAGCTTAACCCAAGCGGATGAAACAGCTGTTCTTCAATGGTTTCTAAATTCAAGAGTTCAATGTTTAAAGTTTAAAGTTGGCTACCAAATACATAGTAGTTTGTCAGGATAACTAACTATTTAATGTATGTAGCTATATTCCCCTTCGCTGGAGGAGTGGTTAAAATTTCCCCACATTTATTCTTCCCCAAAAAAAGCATTAGAACTTCCAATCCAAATGGCATCTTTTTTATTGAAATCCACATTGACCATGGCTGCTTTGGTCATTCTTCCCAGGTTTTCCAGTAAAATAGGACGTTCATCATTTTCTTTCCAGATGTATAATAGACGGATCTCTGCTTTTGAAAACTCCCCATTAATATCTTCAAAGAGTGGCTCATAAGTTACCTTTCTTTGTAAAATATAATTTTCTTTATCTTCAATAGCATCAGTGATTTCTTGGGTTGGGTTCAGATTAACTCCGCTTCCTGCAAATGAAAATAATGGTTTTAATACAAAATTCTCAAGATTTTCATTTTCAGGAAATTCATGTAAGAAATAACTTTTAGGAACGAATTGATGTTTTAATAATGGTAAAAGAAACTTAGAGATTTTAAAGAACCAGTTTGGATGAGTAATCCATTTTACATCCACGTCTTCACGGAAATCAAACTCAGTTTTAAGATCCGGAATTCTGTCCAGTTCATCAAATATAACACGGTTGTAGATTCTCTTGATCTCAACAAGCTTACCCTCATGTTCATAATAAAGTTTTTTACCTTCTTTCTTTACCTTTGTTAGGCACACAGTTTTAATTCCCAATAATCTTTCGGTTAAAGCAAAATCAATAGCTGTTTTCTGTTTTTCAGGAAAAATTTCCAGAAGAATGACATTCTCCGGATGTTCATCACCTATAATGAGATCTTTTAAATACTTTTTAAAATTCTCCTGAGGCATGGGGTTACGAATCTCTGAAAGGAAAGGATAAACTTCGCAAAATGTATCTTCATAAATCTTTTGAAAGGCATACAATGATGGGAAAGCCTGGAGCTCGATCAGTTGTGGCTCAATATCTCCGTTTTCACTTTTACAGACTCCAAAATCGATAGTGAAAAAGTGGGGTTGGTTTGTATCATTGGGAACCTTGCAGTTCTCAGGAATTGCTTTTTGAAGAGTTTCTGCCGGAAGCGCTTTAATCTGACTGATGATACTTTCGCTGGCATCAAGCAATTTGCTTTCAAATTCTTTGGTAAGGAAAATCGGACTTTCTGAAATTCTGAAACCCGGTTCTAAGCCACCTTTTTGTTGTAAAATTTCTTTCAGTTTTTTATATTTTTCATCTGAAAACTCCTGATTGAACTGTTTTCTGTATTTTGGGATCATATTTTTTCTTTTGTGATGGTAAAAAATCGAGCAATAAATGCCCGATATTTTATTGGATAGAAGTTGGATGCTGGAAGAGGGAAGTATTTGAAGTCTATATTTTAAATTAAGGTGTTTTTATACCTGATTAAAATCAAAAGTTGACCAAAAGTTTAATGACTACTGATAACTTCCAGCCTCCCTCTTCCTACTTCCTGACTTATTAAGCCAAAGATTCAGCTTCTTTCAAAATGTTTTTTTTGCGAACTGAAGAAATCTCGGAAGAATCTGGTTTCTAGTCAGAATGATTTTATCTTCATCATCTATTCTATCCATGGTTTCAAGATATTTTTCCATTCCGAAGTTTTCAATCATCGCTTCTCTGTTTTTATTGTCTTTAAGATTTTCTATTAAAGCTTCGGGACTTGCTTCCGGATGAAATTGGGTTCCAAATATTTCATCAGAAAAACGAACCGCCATTACAGCTCTTTCCAGGTTGATGTGTGGACGAAACTTTTCAATAGCCATAACCGTCATTCCGAGTTCTTCAAAGCGGTCATGATCCGGTTCAATGAACTGATACGCTCTGGAATCTACGGCATAGAAAGGATCCTGAAGATTCTTGAATAAAAACTCTTCTCTACCTTCCTTTGTTTTATGAACAGGCATTACTCCAAAAGAATAGGATTTTCTTTTACAGATATTTCCTAATTTCCAGTGAATGCTTGCCCATTGAAAAGAATGACAAATAAGGAAAAGGTACTTTTTATCTTCGTTGTATTTATTGTGTTCAAAAACGGAATCTAAAAAATGAGCAAACCTGTTTTCCCACTCTAAACCTTCACGGTGTGGAGTACCCGGGCCGCCCGAAGAAATGAAAATATCAAAGTCTCCGATTTCAGGCATTTCATCTTTAAATCTTACATCAAATGTTTTGATGATTACATTTTCTTCAGAGTTCTGCTGAAATGTTTCAGAAATTTCTTTAATGTTTCTAAAGCCTTGATTGACATGGTTGTTGTTCATGTCCAGCAGAGCAATTCGAATATCTTTCATTACATCATATTTTTTGTAAAGTTACCAAAAATATTATGAAGCGGCTTCACCATGTGTGATACCATACTCGGTTTCCGAAATCATATAATCCACCACCTTGGTAAGATCGCCCGTTTCTTTAAAGATTTGAAGCTGCCGATCAGCACCTGTTCCGTTTTCAAGAATTTTCCAGGCATATTCAACCTCATTCCTGCATCCTAAATCGTCTACCACATCATCAATAAATTCTAAAAGTTCTTTTAGTAAAAGAGGGTAAGGAACAGATTCTTCTTTTCCGAAATCGATCAGATGAGCCTCAATACCGCTTTTGGAAGCACGCCATTTATTTTCATTCAATAGCAGTCTTCTATAGCTTCTAAAGCTAAGGTTCTGCTGATGGAGTTTATAAATTTTGGCCACTAAACTCTGCATAATAGCTGCAAGACATACGGTTTCATCAATTCTTAATGGCATATCGCAGATCCTGAATTCAATAGTAGGGTAAAAAGGATGAACCCTTAAATCCCACCATATTTTCTTGGCATTGTCGATGGTTCCTGTTTTTACCAGAAGGTCAACATAGCTGTCAAATTCTGCTAATGAATTGAAGTAGCTGGGAATACCGGTTCTGGGAAATTTAACGAAAATTTCCTGTCTGTAAGATTTAAAACCTGTATACCTTCCAATCCAGAAAGGAGAATTGGTAGAAAGGGCATAGACGTGAGGCAGAAAATAACGCATTACATTCTGAATTCTTACCCCTTCTTCACGATTAGGAATTCCAATATGTACGTGAAGTCCGAAAATAAGGTTCTCACGGGCAACATCTCCCATATCATCAACAATTTTGATGTATCTTTCTCCTTGGGTGATGCTGTTGTCTGACCAGTGCGAAAAAGGGTGTGTCCCACCTCCGGAAACACGCAGCCCTTGTTCATGAGCCGTATTGATGAGATGTCTTCTTAAATTGGTTAATTCTGCTCTTGCTTCCTGGATATTCTGGCAGATTCCGGTTTCCATTTCAATCATGGATTCGTGCATTTCGTGCTTTAGATTTTCACTCAATACTGCTTTTCCGCCTTCAATGATTTTTGAAACGTGAGAGATCAGATCTCTGCTTTCCACATCAATGATCTGATATTCTTCTTCGATTCCAATAGTAAACTGATGATGCATTGTCTTGTGTTTTTTTATTGTTTTTCAATATTATTTTATGGAATCTTTCACGAAGGTTCCCCAAGTGATATTAGGTTTTCCCGGAACGTATTCCTTGGCCTTTTCAATAGCCAGTTTAGCTGCGTGTTCTATGATCCATGCAAAATTCTCTTCGCCTACAGAATTTCTGTCTGCATCCGGAGCCGGGTTACAGAAATCAATCGCATAAGGAATTCCGTCTCTAACCGCAAATTCTACAGTATTGAAATCATATCCTAGTGCTTCATTCATTTTGATCGTGTAATCATGAATGGTTTTCAATAATTTTTCAAGCTCTTTACCTTCTGTCTGGTGAGTTGTTGCATATCTCAGATGATGTGGGTTTCTAGGCTCGTAAGGCATGATATGAACATATTTTCTTCCGAGGCAATATACTCTGTAG of the Chryseobacterium capnotolerans genome contains:
- a CDS encoding MepB family protein; translation: MNLETIEEQLFHPLGLSCSNIEEDLECREYSGFNFNLNEQNIKFRISKITPTKTGQFVTIWKRNEKGETAPFDLTDNIDFYLIASFKDSLSGIFIFPKQILLEKAILSDGKKIGKRGIRVYPTWDKTESKQAQKTQDWQTRYFLKFSKYRDEMLQQAKLLLNV
- the cphA gene encoding cyanophycin synthetase — its product is MKIEKIQALRGPNIWSIRRKKLIQMRLDLEEMENYPTNKIDGFRERIEKLIPSLITHRCSEGVEGGFFHRVETGTWMGHVIEHIALEIQTLAGMDVGFGRTRETKTPGVYNVVFNYLEENVGIYAAEEAVKIAEALIEGKEYNLNTCIQKLKEIRERVRLGPSTGSIVEEAASRKIPWIRLGTNSLVQLGYGVNQQRFQATITGKTSSIAVDIACNKELTKRMLHDAAIPVPIGDLVVDEEDLNNVIKKIGYPIVLKPLDGNHGKGSSINVNDWEAAKIGLEHAQKYSRKVIVEKYITGYDFRVLVIDNKMVAAARRVPAHIVGDGELSIQQLIDKENKDPRRGYGHENVLTEIEVDKDTMELLEKLQYTLETIPQKGEVVYLKSTANLSTGGTSIDVTDMVHPENITMAERISKIIGLDVCGIDIMAENLTQPLKESGGAIIEVNAAPGFRMHLAPSEGLPRNVAAPVVDMLYPQGKPFTIPIIAVTGTNGKTTTTRLISHIVKSNGFRVGFTTSDGIYIQNTMLSKGDTTGPLSAEFILKDPTVEFAVLETARGGILRSGLGFSQCDIGVLTNIEEDHLGMNDIHSLKDLTKVKRVVLDSVKKTGWSVLNADNEYSMKIVNNLDCNVAIFSMDENNPHIVKFAKEGRITCVYEEGFVTIKKGDWKIRIGKAKDFPITMEGKARFMIENVLAASLASYLHGFGIEDISNSLRTFIPSAQLTPGRLNVFKFKSFKVLIDFAHNPSGYEAIEDYLKNVEATKKIGIISGVGDRRDSDIRECGKIAGRMFDHIIIRNEKHLRGRTEEEINGLIIEGMQSSGKDVSYEIIPKEIEALKHAMGMAEDGTFITALSDVISNAIDLVQEYQARELLEDDKNL
- a CDS encoding carboxylate-amine ligase, yielding MHHQFTIGIEEEYQIIDVESRDLISHVSKIIEGGKAVLSENLKHEMHESMIEMETGICQNIQEARAELTNLRRHLINTAHEQGLRVSGGGTHPFSHWSDNSITQGERYIKIVDDMGDVARENLIFGLHVHIGIPNREEGVRIQNVMRYFLPHVYALSTNSPFWIGRYTGFKSYRQEIFVKFPRTGIPSYFNSLAEFDSYVDLLVKTGTIDNAKKIWWDLRVHPFYPTIEFRICDMPLRIDETVCLAAIMQSLVAKIYKLHQQNLSFRSYRRLLLNENKWRASKSGIEAHLIDFGKEESVPYPLLLKELLEFIDDVVDDLGCRNEVEYAWKILENGTGADRQLQIFKETGDLTKVVDYMISETEYGITHGEAAS
- a CDS encoding type 1 glutamine amidotransferase, producing MKDIRIALLDMNNNHVNQGFRNIKEISETFQQNSEENVIIKTFDVRFKDEMPEIGDFDIFISSGGPGTPHREGLEWENRFAHFLDSVFEHNKYNEDKKYLFLICHSFQWASIHWKLGNICKRKSYSFGVMPVHKTKEGREEFLFKNLQDPFYAVDSRAYQFIEPDHDRFEELGMTVMAIEKFRPHINLERAVMAVRFSDEIFGTQFHPEASPEALIENLKDNKNREAMIENFGMEKYLETMDRIDDEDKIILTRNQILPRFLQFAKKTF